The genomic stretch TCGTAGAAAAGACCGGGCCAGATAAACCCGTCGTCACGGTCCAGCCGCTCGGACAGAGCCTGCTCCTGGGCCGCGGAAATCTCGCCGGTCTTGCGCAGCTTTTCCCATTTGTCGCGAGCGCGGAAAGTCCTGTCCCCGGTGGTGATGCACGGGGCCACGGGCAGGAGGACGGCCTCGTCAAGGTCCATCCGGGATCGTTGGCTGGCCGGGTCGAACAACCGGATTTCCTCAAGCACGTCGCCGAAGAATTCCAGCCGGACAGGCAGCTCGTAGCCGGGCGCGTGGATATCCAGGATATCGCCGCGCATGGCCATGTCGCCGGGATCGGACACCAGCTTGCGCCGGACGTAACCCCATGAGACCAGTTGTTCGAGAAGGATGTCCGGGGACATCTCCTCACCCTTGGCGAGGGTGGCCCAATTTTCCCGCAGAACCGTCTCGTCGGGCCAATGCGGCAGAAGGTTGTCGGCGGTCATAAGCACGCCGCGCGGACCGTCCCGGTACACCAGGCCGAACAGGGCGGCCCACCGCTCGCTCCATCCCTGGGATTCCGGGTTGCGCGAATGATACGGCGGCAGGAAGACCCACTCCCGCTCCCAGGCGGGCTGTTCGGGTCCGGTCCGCTGCCCGCGTGAGAGCAGGTTCAGAAGAGCCCGCATCTCACGGAACTCGGCCACGCCGGGCACAACCAGGACCACATCGGTACCGGCCGCCAGCAGGGAGCCCGCAAGCAGGGCCTGAGAGCCTGGCCCGCTTTTGAAGACGCGGACCGAATCTCCGGTTCCCGCCATGAAGTCGGCTATGTCCTTAGGATATATGGCTGGCATGAATTCGCTGCGAAAAAGGTTTGTCGGCCTTTGGCCGTCAAATAGAAAAGCCGCCTCTTCCCCTAGCGGGAGCGGGACGGCTTGTCATCAAGAATCTATCCGGCCTAGACGGTGCCCAAGGCTTCCTTTTCCTCGTTGTCGAGGAGCGAATCCAGGTCGAGCAGGATGAGGAGCCGATCGTCCAGCTTGCCCACGCCGTCTATGTAATCGGCGTCCATGCCGGCCACCACGGGCGGCGGCGGCTGAACCGAACTGGCCGGAATGCGCAGGACCTCGGACACGGAATCCACAACAAAACCGACGATAATCATGTCGATCTCGATGACGATGATTCGGGTGTACTTGTCGTGCTCCTTGGACTTGAGCCCGAAGCGGCGGCGCATGTCCACGATGGGAATGACCTTGCCGCGCAGGTTGATGACGCCCTCGACAAACTCCGGCGCCCGGGGGACATTGGTGATCTCCATGGTCCGGATGATCTCCTGGACCTGAAGGATGTTGACCCCGAATTCCTCGTCGCCGATGCTGAAAGTCACCAGTTGGGTCAATTCCTGATCGACCTCGTCCTCATCGACGTCGATGATGCCTTCGACTTCCGTTCTCATGGCTTCCCCGTCCTGGATGGCCGATTTCGTTCAAAAACGCCCCGGAAATCTCCCGGCGGCGTACACCTCAATACAGGTTTCGAATCTGTCAACCATACCCTTTTTTGTCAACGAGAATATCCAGCCGTTCGAAATCGTTGGAAAGAACCCGTCAGTTCCCGCCAGACCGCACCGTCATCGCGTCCTTCATTTTTTCGCCAATGAAAAGACTCTGTTGTCTTTTTTCTCTCCACGCTTCACCGATGCGAGGTTGACGGTCTCCGAATAAAGGGCTAACGTAAGTCGCACTTGGATTCTATATATTTGATTTTTCACACCTTTTGAAAAGAGGATAGGCCATACCGCATGGGTCAGTACGCCAATTTTCGTGACCACGACACACTGGAGGCCCAGGTAAAAAGCCTGGCTGACGACGAACTCCTCGATTTCTGGGAAGAAACCCAACAACTTGCCCGTATGTTGGACCAGGCCGAGCAAACCGACCTTGAGTACAACCCCGAATACGAACGGGTTATATTGCAGGAACTGCAATACCGGACCTGCTTCAAGGGCATCTGATTTCCCGACAAGCCTACAAAAAAACTCCCCGCCTCTTTGGAGACGGGGAGTTTTTTTGTCGACTTGCCGGAACGCCCTATTTCACGGGTGTACGGCCGATGGAGAAGTAGGCGAACCCTGCCTTGCCCATACGCTCGGGCAGGTACAGGTTGCGGCCGTCGAAAATCAGCGGCGCGGTCAGGGATTTCTTGATGAGGTCGAAATCCGGGTTGCGGAACTGGTTCCAATCCGTAACCACTGCCAAGGCGTCCGCACCTTCCAGCACGGCGTACTGGTCGTCCAGTATTTCGAGATTCTCGATATGGCCGACCTCCGCACGGGCGCGGTCGTTGGCGACGGGGTCGAAGGCCTTGACCTTCATGCCGAGCGCGGTCAGGTCCTTGATGACCTCGACGGACGAAGCCTCGCGGATGTCGTCGGTATTGGCCTTGAAGGCAATGCCCCAAAGGGCGAGAGTCCGCCCCGCCACGCCGCCCTGCGGCTCGAAGTAGGCTTTTATCTTCTCGGCCAGCACCCGCTTCTGGGCGTTGTTGACCTCGTCCACGGAGCGAATGAGCTTGGCGTCGTAGCCGTGCTCGGCGGCCGTGCCGATGAGCGCTTTCACGTCCTTGGGAAAGCAGGACCCGCCATACCCCACGCCGGGGTAGATAAAGGAATAGCCGATGCGGGAGTCGGAACCGATGCCCGCGCGGACCTCCGAGACATCCGCCCCCACCCGTTCGCAGATGTTGGCCACTTCATTAATGAAAGATATCTTTGTGGCCAACATGCAGTTGGCCGCGTACTTGGTCATCTCGGCTGAGCGCACACCCATGACGATGAGCTTCTCGCGGCTGCGGGCGAAAGGCGCGTACAAGGCCTTGATGGTCTTGGCCGATTTCTCGTCGCCGGTACCCACGATCACCCGGTCCGGCTTCATGAAATCGTTGACCGCGTCGCCTTCCTTAAGGAACTCGGGGTTGGACACCACGTCAAAATGAATGGACTCCCCCCGCTTTTCGAGTTCGGCCGCGATGATCCCGCGCACCCGGTCGGCGGTGCCGACGGGCACGGTGGACTTGTCCACCACGATCTTCGGAGAAGTCATCTTCTGGCCGATCTCGGCGGCCACGGCGTCAACGTAACGCAGATCGCAGGAGCCGTCATCGCCGCAGGGAGTGCCGACGGTGATGAAGACCACTTCGGCATCCTTCATTCCCTCGCCCAGGTCGGTGGTGAAATGCAGACGGCCCTGCTTGGTGTTGCGCCTGACCAGATCCTCAAGGCCGGGCTCATAGATATGGACCTTGCCGCTCTCCAGAGTTTCCACAACCTTGGGATTGACGTCCACGCAGAAAATATTGTTTCCCATTTCGGCAAAACAGGCCGCGGACACTAGTCCCACGTACCCGGTGCCAACAATGCACACGTTCATAAGGAATTGCTCCCGATTAAATTTCCATTCATTTTCAGGCCAAGCGGATACCGCTTATGCCCAAACACGTCAACACGAATGCAAAACGTCACCTGAATGCCGCGGCTATTGCCATTCAGCCTCATGTATCTTACTCAAAGAGGATATAACGCAATTACGCACCTGGAGGATAAATCAATGCCGGTACTCGTTGTCAACGTCGATCATGTGGCCACCCTGCGCCAGGCCAGAATGGGCATCGAACCCGAACCCGTGACTGCCGCCTACATGGCCGAACAGGCCGGGGCCACGGGCATCATCGTCCACCTGCGCGAAGACCGCCGCCACATTCAGGATCGAGACGTCAGACTGATAAAGGAGACCTGCAACACCCGGCTGCACCTGGAAATGGCCGCCACCAAAGAGATGCAGGGCATCGCCCTGGACATCGAACCAGAAATGGTCTGCCTGGTGCCGGAAAAGAGAAAGGAGCTGACCACCGAAGGCGGCCTGAACTGCATCGGCCGCGAAACGGAACTCCGGGACTTTCTGGCCCCCATCCATGAAAAGGGCATACGCGCCAGCCTGTTTATCGACGCCGATCCCAAGCAGATCGAGGCGGCCGTGGCCACCGGCGCGGAGTTCATCGAAATCCACACCGGGCACTACTCCGACGCCAAGGAATACAGGCAGCGCGGTGTGGAGCTGGACAAAATTCTCAAGAGTATCACCCTGGCTAAAGGCGTGGGGCTCAAAGTCAACCTCGGCCACGGACTGAACTACCGCAACATTCTGAGTTTCAAGAATGTTTCCGGAATCAGCGAATATTCCATCGGCCACTCCATCATGGCCCGGGCCATCTATGTGGGCCTGGACCGCGCCGTCCGGGACATGGCCGAACTCGTCAGGACCTTCACGGACTAGCGGGCGATGATAAAGGGAACCGGCCTCGACCTGGCGGAGCTGGACCGCATCCGGAATCTCTGGGACCGGTACGGCCGCAGGTTCGCCGCCAGGATTCTGACCGAACGCGAACTGGCCCAGCTCCCCGCGAAGAACCCCGCGCCCAGACTGGCTGCGCTGTTCGCGGGTAAGGAAGCGGCGGTCAAGGCGCTCGGCACGGGATTCGCCGGGGGAGTTCATTTCAAATGCGTGGAAATCCTCCACCTCGAAAGCGGCAAGCCCGAAATCCGATTCCTTGGAGAGGGAAAGGCCGTATGCGAACGCCTCGGCGTAACCGGAGCGCACGTGTCCCTGACCCACTCCCGTGACACCGCCGCCGCCGTCGTGATATTGGAAGGATAGGGAAACCCCAGTTCAGGAGAGTTCATGCTGCTGCCTCTTCCGACCCCGGCCGAAATGACCGTATGGGACAGGGAAACCACCCACACCATCGGCATTCCCGGCATCACCCTCATGGAATCCGCCAGCCGCGAAGCCGTCAACGTTCTGCTTGAAGAGCACGGCGCGGTGGACGGAGCCGTGGTCCACTGCTTCGCCGGGTCCGGCAACAACGGCGGCGACGCCTTTGCCGCGGCCCGCCATCTCCTCGACCTCGGCGCGGAAGTCACCGTCTTTCACACACGTCCCAAGAAAGGGTACCGGGGCGAAACCCGGACCAACCTCCGCTGGGCACAAAAGCTGGGCATCCCGCTCATCCATCTTTCCGGAACCGACCTCGACGCCCTGCCCCAACCCGACATCATCGTGGACGGCCTGCTGGGCACCGGCTTCCAGGGAACGCTTCGGGAGGACGTCCTGGGCATTGTGCGGGCCATCAACCGCCTGGGCCAACGGGCCTTCGTCCTGTCCGTGGACATCCCTTCCGGGCTGAACGGGCTCACCGGCCGCCCCCAGCCCGACGCGGTGCGGGCCGACGCCACAGCCACATTCCAGTCGCCCAAGCTCGGGCTGGTCATGCCCGAGGCCGCGCCCTTCACCGGCGCGCTGCACGTCTGCCCCATCGGCATTCCCCTGAAGGTCCAGGAGGACAACCCGGTCAGGCATCATCTCATCACGGGCCGCATCATGGAGACCCTGCCCGCTCCCGTCCGGGACATGCACAAGGGCAAAGCCGGGCATGTCCTTGTGGTCGGCGGCAGCTTCGGATTGACCGGCGCACCGCATCTGGCCGCGCTGGCAGCCCTGCGCAGCGGGGCCGGACTGGCGACAGTTGCCTGCCCGGCCGGGCTGGCCGATGCCGTCAAGGGCGGCTCGCCCGACATCATGACCCTGCCCCTGGGCCGGGACGTCGCCTGGACGAGGGACATGGCCGATGCCGTCAAGACCGAACTGCACCGCTTCGACGCCGTGGTCATCGGCCCGGGACTGGGCCGGGAGCCGGACGCGATGGCCTTAGCCCTGGACCTGACGGCTTCGTGCGACGCCCCCATGGTCGTGGACGCGGACGCGCTCTTCGCCCTGGCAGCTTTTCCCGAGCACCTCAAGGCGCTACCCGAAACGAGCGTACTGACGCCCCATCCGGGAGAAATGGCCCGGCTTCTCGGTCTGGAAACTTCCGAAGTCCAGTCCGACCGGCTCGAAGCCGCCGACCGTTTCCTCGCCGAATGCGACGCCACCCTGGTTCTCAAGGGCGCGGGCACGCTGGTCGCCGACCGGGGCATGGCCTGCGTCTCGCCCTTTGCCGAGCCCAATCTTTCCGTGGGCGGCTCCGGCGACGTCCTGTCCGGCGTCATCGGCGCCCTGCTCGCCGGGGGACTTCCGCCCCTGCACGCGGCCTGCGCGGGTGTCTTCTGGCATGGCCTCGCGGGCCGCGCCCTCAAACATGAATTTCCCGCACGCGGCAATCTCGCGTCCGAAATCGCCAACATGCTGCCCAACGCGGCGGCATCCTTCACCAAGGAGCTTGAAACATGCTGACAGCCAAAGACATCATGACCACCGAATGCATCACCTTCACCCCGGAAACCGACATCACCGTCGCGGCCAGGACCCTGCTCGAAAAGAAGATCAACGGCGCGCCGGTCATGGAAGGCGACGAAGTCGTGGGCGTGCTCTGCCAGTCCGATCTGGTGGCCCAGCAGAAAAAAGTCACCCTGCCCTCCTTCTTCACCCTGCTGGACGGAGTCTTTCCCCTGTCCTCCCACGATGAACTGGAACGCGAGATGACCAAGGTCGCCGCTCTCAAGGTAGGCGACGCCATGACCCCGGCCCCGACCTTCGTCCATCCGGATACGTCCATCGAGGACGTGGCCACCATGATGGCCAACGAAAAGCTCTACACGCTGCCCGTCGTCGAAAACGGCAAACTGAAGGGCGTGGTCGGCAAGGAAGACGTCCTCAAAACCCTTCTCACGGATTAGGGAGCGGAACAGCGCGTGAGCCTGAAACTGCATCTTCCCGACAGCGACGCCACCGTGGCCCTGGGCCGACGGCTGGCGTCCCTGCTGTCCGGAATGGACACCCCACCGGCTTTGCTCTTGCAAGGCGACCTCGGATCGGGCAAAACCACGTTGGTAAGGGGTTTCGTGGAATCCCTGCCCGGCGCGGAATCAGCGGAGGTCTCAAGCCCGAGCTTCAACATCTGCAACCTGTATCCGACAACGCCCGGCGTTGCCCACTTCGATCTCTACCGGCTTGAGGGAATGTCCCCGGACGACGCCCTGTTCGATTCCTTCGAAGACCCGGAGACGATCACCATAGTGGAGTGGATACAGTTCCTGCCTGAGGAAATGTGGCCCTCCGAGGCCCTTTTCCTGGAGTGGACCCCGTCGGACACTGGACGAAGCCTCGTTCTGCGTGCCATGGGAAAAACGGCGCGGGACGTCGTCGACGCCTTGCGGCCCTGATGAAAACCGTATCAAGAGAAAGCAGTATCGAAAAATGAACATCGTCGTACAAAAGTTCGGAGGCACCTCTGTCCGCAACCTGGAATGTCAACGCCAGGTCATGCAGAAGGTTCTGCGTCCCTACCGAGAGGGCAACAAGGTCATCGTGGTTCTGTCCGCCATGTCCGGTGAGACCAACCGCCTGCTGAGCCTTGCCAACGAATGGTCGGAAAA from Desulfovibrio sp. Fe33 encodes the following:
- a CDS encoding chemotaxis protein CheW — protein: MRTEVEGIIDVDEDEVDQELTQLVTFSIGDEEFGVNILQVQEIIRTMEITNVPRAPEFVEGVINLRGKVIPIVDMRRRFGLKSKEHDKYTRIIVIEIDMIIVGFVVDSVSEVLRIPASSVQPPPPVVAGMDADYIDGVGKLDDRLLILLDLDSLLDNEEKEALGTV
- a CDS encoding UDP-glucose dehydrogenase family protein, with the translated sequence MNVCIVGTGYVGLVSAACFAEMGNNIFCVDVNPKVVETLESGKVHIYEPGLEDLVRRNTKQGRLHFTTDLGEGMKDAEVVFITVGTPCGDDGSCDLRYVDAVAAEIGQKMTSPKIVVDKSTVPVGTADRVRGIIAAELEKRGESIHFDVVSNPEFLKEGDAVNDFMKPDRVIVGTGDEKSAKTIKALYAPFARSREKLIVMGVRSAEMTKYAANCMLATKISFINEVANICERVGADVSEVRAGIGSDSRIGYSFIYPGVGYGGSCFPKDVKALIGTAAEHGYDAKLIRSVDEVNNAQKRVLAEKIKAYFEPQGGVAGRTLALWGIAFKANTDDIREASSVEVIKDLTALGMKVKAFDPVANDRARAEVGHIENLEILDDQYAVLEGADALAVVTDWNQFRNPDFDLIKKSLTAPLIFDGRNLYLPERMGKAGFAYFSIGRTPVK
- a CDS encoding pyridoxine 5'-phosphate synthase, with amino-acid sequence MPVLVVNVDHVATLRQARMGIEPEPVTAAYMAEQAGATGIIVHLREDRRHIQDRDVRLIKETCNTRLHLEMAATKEMQGIALDIEPEMVCLVPEKRKELTTEGGLNCIGRETELRDFLAPIHEKGIRASLFIDADPKQIEAAVATGAEFIEIHTGHYSDAKEYRQRGVELDKILKSITLAKGVGLKVNLGHGLNYRNILSFKNVSGISEYSIGHSIMARAIYVGLDRAVRDMAELVRTFTD
- a CDS encoding holo-[acyl-carrier-protein] synthase, translating into MIKGTGLDLAELDRIRNLWDRYGRRFAARILTERELAQLPAKNPAPRLAALFAGKEAAVKALGTGFAGGVHFKCVEILHLESGKPEIRFLGEGKAVCERLGVTGAHVSLTHSRDTAAAVVILEG
- a CDS encoding NAD(P)H-hydrate dehydratase, which codes for MLLPLPTPAEMTVWDRETTHTIGIPGITLMESASREAVNVLLEEHGAVDGAVVHCFAGSGNNGGDAFAAARHLLDLGAEVTVFHTRPKKGYRGETRTNLRWAQKLGIPLIHLSGTDLDALPQPDIIVDGLLGTGFQGTLREDVLGIVRAINRLGQRAFVLSVDIPSGLNGLTGRPQPDAVRADATATFQSPKLGLVMPEAAPFTGALHVCPIGIPLKVQEDNPVRHHLITGRIMETLPAPVRDMHKGKAGHVLVVGGSFGLTGAPHLAALAALRSGAGLATVACPAGLADAVKGGSPDIMTLPLGRDVAWTRDMADAVKTELHRFDAVVIGPGLGREPDAMALALDLTASCDAPMVVDADALFALAAFPEHLKALPETSVLTPHPGEMARLLGLETSEVQSDRLEAADRFLAECDATLVLKGAGTLVADRGMACVSPFAEPNLSVGGSGDVLSGVIGALLAGGLPPLHAACAGVFWHGLAGRALKHEFPARGNLASEIANMLPNAAASFTKELETC
- a CDS encoding CBS domain-containing protein gives rise to the protein MLTAKDIMTTECITFTPETDITVAARTLLEKKINGAPVMEGDEVVGVLCQSDLVAQQKKVTLPSFFTLLDGVFPLSSHDELEREMTKVAALKVGDAMTPAPTFVHPDTSIEDVATMMANEKLYTLPVVENGKLKGVVGKEDVLKTLLTD
- the tsaE gene encoding tRNA (adenosine(37)-N6)-threonylcarbamoyltransferase complex ATPase subunit type 1 TsaE encodes the protein MSLKLHLPDSDATVALGRRLASLLSGMDTPPALLLQGDLGSGKTTLVRGFVESLPGAESAEVSSPSFNICNLYPTTPGVAHFDLYRLEGMSPDDALFDSFEDPETITIVEWIQFLPEEMWPSEALFLEWTPSDTGRSLVLRAMGKTARDVVDALRP